The Vicia villosa cultivar HV-30 ecotype Madison, WI unplaced genomic scaffold, Vvil1.0 ctg.001304F_1_1, whole genome shotgun sequence genome window below encodes:
- the LOC131634467 gene encoding uncharacterized protein LOC131634467, whose protein sequence is MAEARSSMPPHELHEDDPLSEPFMTLLKGNSIFFGKFQERDPQRFYNHDKKFVALAQPGESLFQDALATSGLRDLCQVGFHTIHNGMLMAFAERWHLGTSSFHLPHGEITITLHIIAFLLHLPIRVTLLSHGRLTKEEVMEMLIEELGVDPTDALEEVERTRGTHMRFHSLQRIYDAELLAAH, encoded by the exons ATGGCTGAGGCAAGATCTTCGATGCCACCTCATGAGCTGCACGAGGATGATCCGTTGTCGGAGCCT TTTATGACTTTGCTTAAAGGTAAcagtattttttttggaaaatttcagGAGAGGGATCCCCAGAGGTTCTACAACCACGACAAAAAGTTTGTCGCTCTCGCGCAGCCTGGCGAGTCGTTGTTCCAGGATGCACTCGCAACTTCTGGGCTGAGGGACCTCTGTCAGGTTGGCTTCCATACAATCCATAATGGGATGCTGATGGCATTTGCAGAGAGGTGGCATCTAGGGACTTCGTCTTTTCATCTTCCTCACGGTGAGATAACCATTACTCTTCACATCATTGCATTCCTCCTGCATCTCCCTATAAGGGTTACCCTCCTTAGTCACGGTAGGCTGACGAAGGAGGAAGTGATGGAGATGCTGATTGAGGAGTTGGGGGTTGATCCTACTGACGcgcttgaggaggtggagaggactCGCGGGACGCACATGAGATTTCACTCCTTGCAGCGGATATATGATGCGGAGCTTCTTGCGGCACATTAG
- the LOC131634468 gene encoding uncharacterized protein LOC131634468 gives MTVENVYYDCYADHRETILFDEIVLYSRWLAASSTIIVRYLPERVVRQFDYQHTIPRQPSDSALIAMTRRRLDEVFANWDHHMVPAEARATTSERDWSCVDGYITSYYRVSHLYMLPTAPRSPPRPAHKEIL, from the coding sequence ATGACTGTTGAAAATGTCTACTATGACTGCTACGCTGATCACCGTGAGACGATTTTGTTTGATGAGATCGTACTATATTCTAGATGGTTGGCTGCCAGTTCGACCATCATTGTTCGTTATCTTCCAGAGCGCGTCGTGCGTCAGTTCGACTACCAGCACACGATACCTCGCCAACCTTCTGACTCTGCTCTTATCGCCATGACCCGTCGGCGgctagatgaggtctttgcaaACTGGGATCACCATATGGTTCCTGCTGAGGCTCGGGCGACCACATCAGAGAGGGACTGGAGCTGCGTCGATGGGTACATCACCTCATACTATAGAGTGTCACACCTATACATGCTTCCCACCGCACCTAGATCACCGCCCAGACCAGCCCACAAGGAAATTTTGTAG